One Helicobacter cetorum MIT 00-7128 DNA window includes the following coding sequences:
- the rplS gene encoding 50S ribosomal protein L19, translated as MKNRYIQQFEDAQLKGKTMPQFKAGDTLRLGITIKEGEKTRTQYFEGVCIAIRGNGVDKTFCVRKMGANNIGVEKIFPFYSESLASVEVLRIGRVRRAKLYYLRDRRGKAARIKEIRK; from the coding sequence ATGAAAAACCGCTATATTCAGCAATTTGAGGACGCTCAGTTAAAGGGCAAGACAATGCCACAATTCAAAGCGGGCGATACCCTAAGACTTGGTATCACTATTAAAGAGGGCGAAAAGACTAGAACGCAATATTTTGAAGGCGTTTGTATCGCTATTAGAGGTAATGGCGTAGACAAAACTTTCTGCGTGCGTAAAATGGGAGCCAATAATATTGGTGTAGAGAAGATTTTCCCTTTTTATAGCGAGAGTTTAGCAAGCGTTGAAGTATTGCGTATCGGTAGAGTGCGCCGTGCGAAACTCTACTACTTGCGTGATAGAAGAGGTAAAGCAGCTAGAATTAAAGAGATTCGCAAGTAA
- a CDS encoding outer membrane protein codes for MTIIKQVVRLLLKLQHLKFLPPPPPSGTPTAPSSSIGSLQTQLTDATNKLFSQMSGDSVATNGGYTTSANGSIIPNANSLDAKYDNAMNALYGTSGMTYEDAQSATSGTIAVSGGTNGMKAASGSVYGNYQDAQNAINETAKALFGAVTTTSGTTSIAAAEGSATEGFSVGSGSLASKFDSAMNDLYSKMTSAEGGSSTVTTAYTTSDGQIQAAEGSVAQLYNTAKTNLEGAQTLSNQTLTLLYGDSNNTPITSSTSASATSLYTLMKDVNKTSSSTNITSGLLTAVLDDAQTLQTTLNKATSGGSDTNSATEVQAVSSGSSGASSSSQSVITTLKTTVGNVVTTLQNALSQLAKPSGQDLAQATLKGLSADLKTLEQQTASVAQAKQNNTETINTLLDQAQQALYGTTGNPGTAQSPQTGSVYENYQKAYDALYGTSTSSEGGQSTTTKGTEQNPASGSLADQFDKAWTKYEDAVDKMYQTTSTTDGQSTIKQPTVTFTPNPSGNNKQGKVTPVTDDSNSLNHQYSSLNNAIYGASSETSGTGTLESPAENSLQKQYSSAVEQVQTAGKNLVDAIDAQAKGLNTTQAGMTASNMSSMSAQTNALSNAIITLSSIGTFSNLDNLSNTLKNLEDSQKNLSNHLNSSSASVGALTQGTNSTLATINKAIGEVDAQLLALSGSSESSNPNATTEKTLLSSLKTTLTNQKNALLSVQKNVNMAIASAKKTTVATVTNTNNHGQMYGVNVMAGYKHFFGKKKRWGFRTYAYYSFNHANLSFVGTQAGYMNGASQVNNHTYGVGFDALYNFYESKEGYNTAGIFFGFGLGGETWLVQGESHFKNMMNACNAMTGCSASMNTSYFQMPVQVGFRTNFAKHSGIELGFKVPLFVNQFYKERGEYGDVDVFYKRNFSMYLNYMINF; via the coding sequence ATGACAATCATCAAGCAAGTAGTGCGCCTACTCCTCAAGCTTCAGCACCTCAAGTTTCTACCCCCCCCCCCACCAAGTGGCACACCTACAGCTCCTAGTAGTTCTATAGGTAGTTTGCAAACGCAATTAACTGACGCAACCAATAAGCTTTTTTCACAAATGAGTGGTGATAGTGTAGCCACAAATGGAGGCTATACTACTAGTGCTAATGGAAGTATTATCCCTAATGCTAATAGTTTAGATGCTAAATATGATAACGCCATGAATGCTCTTTATGGCACAAGCGGTATGACTTATGAAGATGCTCAAAGTGCGACTAGTGGAACTATTGCAGTAAGTGGTGGCACAAATGGCATGAAAGCAGCTAGTGGTTCAGTTTATGGTAATTATCAAGATGCACAAAATGCTATTAATGAAACAGCCAAAGCCCTATTTGGTGCAGTAACTACAACAAGTGGCACAACTTCTATTGCTGCAGCAGAGGGTAGTGCTACAGAGGGCTTTAGTGTAGGAAGTGGGAGTCTTGCTAGTAAGTTTGATAGCGCTATGAATGATTTGTATTCTAAGATGACAAGCGCAGAGGGTGGCAGTAGCACTGTAACAACAGCATACACAACAAGCGATGGTCAAATTCAAGCGGCTGAGGGGTCGGTAGCACAGCTATATAACACTGCAAAAACCAATCTTGAGGGCGCACAAACACTAAGCAACCAAACACTAACCTTGCTTTATGGTGATAGTAACAATACTCCTATTACAAGCTCTACTAGTGCCTCTGCTACAAGCCTTTATACTCTTATGAAAGATGTAAACAAAACTTCAAGTTCAACCAATATTACAAGTGGCTTACTCACTGCTGTGTTAGATGATGCGCAAACTTTGCAAACAACCTTAAATAAAGCTACAAGCGGTGGTTCAGATACTAATTCAGCAACCGAAGTTCAAGCTGTGAGTTCTGGTTCAAGTGGTGCAAGCTCTAGCTCACAATCTGTTATAACCACTCTTAAAACAACAGTAGGTAATGTTGTAACTACCTTACAAAACGCATTAAGTCAGTTAGCTAAACCTAGTGGGCAAGACCTAGCGCAAGCAACACTAAAGGGGCTTTCAGCGGATTTAAAAACACTTGAGCAACAAACTGCTAGTGTAGCACAAGCAAAGCAGAATAATACTGAGACTATCAATACTTTGCTTGACCAAGCCCAACAAGCTCTTTATGGAACTACTGGAAACCCCGGAACAGCCCAAAGCCCTCAAACAGGTAGTGTGTATGAGAACTATCAAAAAGCTTATGATGCTCTTTATGGCACATCTACAAGCAGTGAGGGTGGACAATCTACAACTACAAAAGGCACAGAGCAAAATCCGGCTAGTGGTAGTCTAGCTGACCAATTTGATAAAGCATGGACAAAATATGAAGACGCTGTAGATAAGATGTATCAAACTACAAGCACAACAGATGGTCAATCTACTATTAAGCAACCAACAGTTACCTTTACCCCTAATCCTAGTGGTAATAATAAACAAGGTAAGGTAACTCCCGTTACTGATGATAGTAATAGTTTAAATCATCAGTATTCTTCTTTAAATAACGCTATTTATGGTGCTAGTAGTGAAACAAGTGGGACAGGAACTCTTGAAAGTCCAGCTGAAAACAGCTTACAAAAACAATATAGTAGTGCTGTAGAGCAAGTGCAAACAGCGGGAAAAAACCTTGTTGATGCCATAGACGCACAAGCTAAGGGATTAAACACTACTCAAGCAGGCATGACAGCCTCTAATATGTCTTCAATGTCAGCTCAAACCAACGCTCTAAGCAATGCGATTATTACACTAAGCAGTATTGGGACTTTTTCTAATTTGGATAATTTGAGTAATACACTTAAAAACCTTGAGGATAGCCAAAAGAATTTGAGCAATCATTTAAATTCCTCTAGTGCGAGCGTGGGAGCTTTGACTCAAGGCACTAACTCTACTTTAGCTACTATCAATAAAGCTATTGGCGAAGTGGACGCACAATTATTGGCTTTAAGCGGTTCTAGTGAGTCTTCAAATCCTAATGCAACTACAGAAAAAACCCTTTTAAGCTCCCTAAAAACCACTTTAACCAACCAAAAGAATGCGTTGCTGAGTGTGCAAAAGAATGTTAATATGGCTATAGCTAGTGCGAAGAAAACTACCGTTGCTACTGTTACCAACACCAACAACCATGGTCAAATGTATGGGGTGAATGTTATGGCAGGTTATAAACACTTCTTTGGTAAGAAAAAGCGCTGGGGCTTTAGAACTTATGCTTACTATAGCTTTAATCATGCTAACTTAAGCTTTGTAGGCACTCAAGCAGGTTATATGAATGGAGCAAGCCAGGTGAATAACCACACTTATGGTGTAGGCTTTGATGCACTCTATAACTTCTATGAGAGCAAAGAGGGCTATAACACTGCAGGAATCTTTTTTGGCTTTGGTTTAGGAGGTGAAACATGGCTTGTGCAAGGAGAGAGCCATTTTAAAAACATGATGAATGCTTGTAATGCTATGACAGGTTGTAGTGCAAGCATGAATACAAGCTATTTCCAAATGCCTGTTCAAGTGGGCTTTAGAACTAACTTTGCTAAGCATAGTGGTATTGAACTAGGCTTTAAAGTGCCTTTATTTGTCAATCAATTCTACAAAGAGCGTGGGGAATATGGTGATGTAGATGTATTCTATAAGCGCAACTTCTCTATGTATCTTAACTATATGATTAATTTTTAA
- a CDS encoding DMT family transporter, with protein MGNTEVRPGAMTYVIFLLGILFLSFTAPWQKMSNFDPATGAFLRCLGGALCLVPFAFIEAKKKGWLNKKGIWLSILAGLVLGIDFTAWNYSIFFVGSGIASILLNIQVIILPALALMIDKEKIPLSYYILAPIMLTGVILAGGALEHGIVDPNGPQEVFGMSIMAVGTICGLTSGCCYGVYLFASRRAGRINQGQIVQPIMIASFAQLVAPLIWAYVITGNGFDMATGVMVETAQSLDIGEMIRGLREMHLPKDEIEQLTSVAHAVTAGDPINGVSWFWMFIECVLGQACAWTFAQYGSVKLNPTLGAGLLILSPVATVAIIAPFLFGETLSTLQIVGVVVALLAVAYQNGLLKAIFTKKIS; from the coding sequence ATGGGTAATACAGAAGTGCGTCCAGGTGCAATGACTTATGTCATCTTTTTGCTAGGTATTTTATTTTTGTCTTTTACAGCTCCTTGGCAAAAGATGTCTAATTTTGACCCTGCAACGGGGGCATTTTTACGCTGTTTAGGTGGAGCATTATGTTTAGTTCCATTTGCATTTATTGAGGCCAAGAAAAAGGGTTGGTTAAATAAGAAAGGTATTTGGCTTTCTATTTTAGCAGGACTTGTTTTAGGGATTGATTTTACCGCATGGAATTATTCTATCTTTTTTGTGGGTTCTGGGATTGCCTCTATTTTGTTAAATATCCAAGTAATCATTTTGCCCGCATTGGCCTTAATGATTGATAAAGAAAAAATTCCTTTAAGCTATTATATTTTAGCACCCATTATGCTTACGGGTGTGATTCTAGCTGGTGGAGCCTTAGAGCATGGCATAGTAGATCCTAATGGTCCTCAAGAAGTCTTTGGTATGAGTATTATGGCGGTAGGCACAATTTGCGGTTTGACTTCAGGGTGTTGTTATGGGGTATATTTGTTTGCTAGTAGAAGAGCAGGGCGTATCAATCAAGGTCAAATTGTCCAACCTATTATGATTGCCTCTTTTGCACAGCTTGTAGCTCCTTTGATTTGGGCGTATGTCATTACCGGAAATGGTTTTGATATGGCAACTGGTGTTATGGTAGAGACTGCTCAAAGCTTGGATATTGGTGAGATGATAAGGGGCTTAAGAGAAATGCACTTGCCTAAAGATGAAATTGAGCAATTAACTAGCGTTGCCCATGCTGTTACAGCGGGCGACCCCATTAATGGTGTGAGCTGGTTTTGGATGTTTATAGAGTGTGTTCTAGGTCAAGCATGTGCATGGACTTTTGCTCAATATGGCAGTGTGAAATTGAATCCGACTTTAGGGGCGGGATTACTCATCTTAAGTCCTGTAGCCACCGTTGCTATTATTGCTCCATTCTTGTTTGGCGAGACTTTATCTACCTTACAAATTGTTGGGGTTGTAGTAGCGTTACTAGCCGTAGCCTATCAAAATGGCTTATTGAAAGCTATTTTTACTAAGAAAATCTCTTAA